A single window of [Clostridium] hylemonae DSM 15053 DNA harbors:
- a CDS encoding asparaginase yields the protein MKKVLLLATGGTIAARRGRQGLAPDINCGDFLDMIPEMKKNFLIESRDILNLDSSNIQPEEWQYIAGIVTQALSDFDGVIITHGTDTMAYTASALSYMLQNLKKPVVLTGAQIPIEQMFTDARRNLQTAFAAVEAGIPKVMVAFDDKIINGCRATKVRTLGFNAFESISANYLGEVYADGVHLYDNYKVVHTEEKPFCLKENLCPNVFLLKLIPGTNPDIFECLLNMGYRGIVIEAFGAGGTHFERRNLIPKLKKLIDHGVSIVARSQCLYEKSDFSLYEVGRKLLDCGVIPGRDMTTEAIVTKLMWALGQTEDSSEVWDIFNTDYAGEISLEHNKTACI from the coding sequence ATGAAAAAAGTATTGCTGCTGGCGACGGGCGGTACCATTGCAGCGCGCAGAGGCAGACAAGGCCTGGCTCCCGATATAAATTGCGGCGATTTCCTGGATATGATTCCTGAGATGAAGAAAAATTTTCTGATAGAAAGCAGAGATATCCTGAATCTGGACAGTTCAAATATTCAGCCGGAGGAGTGGCAGTATATTGCAGGAATAGTCACACAGGCGCTTTCAGACTTCGATGGAGTGATCATCACACATGGAACAGATACTATGGCGTATACCGCATCGGCGTTAAGTTATATGCTGCAGAATCTGAAGAAGCCTGTCGTCCTCACCGGCGCTCAGATTCCCATTGAGCAGATGTTCACAGACGCAAGGAGAAATCTGCAGACAGCATTTGCCGCTGTGGAAGCCGGGATCCCTAAAGTGATGGTTGCTTTTGACGATAAGATCATCAATGGCTGCAGAGCCACAAAGGTCCGTACTTTAGGTTTCAATGCATTTGAAAGCATTTCCGCGAATTATCTCGGGGAAGTGTACGCAGACGGAGTTCATCTTTATGATAATTATAAAGTGGTACATACAGAAGAAAAGCCGTTCTGCCTGAAAGAAAATTTATGTCCGAATGTTTTTCTGCTGAAATTGATTCCGGGAACAAATCCAGATATTTTTGAGTGTCTGCTGAATATGGGATACCGGGGAATCGTGATCGAAGCATTTGGCGCAGGCGGCACCCATTTTGAGAGAAGGAATCTGATCCCGAAGCTTAAAAAGCTCATCGATCACGGAGTTTCCATTGTTGCCAGGAGTCAATGTCTGTATGAAAAAAGTGATTTTTCTCTGTATGAAGTAGGAAGAAAACTTTTGGACTGCGGTGTAATACCAGGGAGAGATATGACCACAGAAGCTATCGTGACAAAACTGATGTGGGCCCTGGGCCAGACAGAGGACAGCAGCGAAGTATGGGACATATTTAATACAGATTATGCCGGTGAAATATCACTGGAACATAATAAAACAGCTTGTATCTAA
- a CDS encoding V-type ATP synthase subunit B, whose product MGIEYLGLSSINGPLVVLEGIQDAFFDEIVEFVIDSSTRKMGRIVELYEDRAVIQVFEGTENMSLQNTHTKLTGHPMEIAVSPDMLGRTFNGIGQPIDGLGPIVSDDMRDVNGLPLNPVRREYPRNYIRTGISAIDGLTTLIRGQKLPIFSGNGLPHDQLAAQIVKQASLGDNSDEQFAVVFGAMGVKHDVAEFFQKTFEESGVADHVCMFLNLANDPVVERLITPKVALTVAEYLAFEQNMHILVILTDMTSFAEAMREVSSSKGEIPSRKGYPGYLYSELATIYERAGIIEGANGSVTQLPILTMPNDDITHPIPDLTGYITEGQVVLDRSLHGQAIYPPISILPSLSRLMKDGIGAGYTREDHQDLANQLFSAYAKVGEARNLASVIGEDELSPIDKQYLKFGEEFEHHYIGQGPTENRSMIETLDLGWKLLALLPKEELDRIDTKIIDKYYPGEAE is encoded by the coding sequence ATGGGAATTGAATATCTTGGTCTGAGCAGCATCAACGGCCCTCTCGTCGTCCTGGAAGGCATTCAGGATGCCTTCTTTGATGAGATCGTGGAGTTTGTCATTGACAGCAGTACAAGAAAAATGGGACGTATCGTAGAGCTCTATGAAGACCGGGCAGTCATTCAGGTGTTTGAAGGCACGGAAAACATGTCTCTGCAGAATACACACACGAAGCTGACAGGGCATCCGATGGAGATCGCCGTATCTCCTGATATGCTCGGACGGACCTTTAACGGTATCGGTCAGCCTATAGACGGACTTGGCCCCATCGTGTCCGATGACATGAGGGATGTCAACGGCCTGCCGTTAAACCCGGTGCGCCGGGAATATCCCCGCAACTATATCCGGACCGGGATCTCGGCGATCGACGGTCTGACTACTCTTATCCGGGGGCAGAAGCTTCCGATATTTTCAGGCAACGGCCTGCCCCATGACCAGCTGGCCGCCCAGATCGTAAAGCAGGCATCTCTCGGAGATAATTCAGACGAACAGTTCGCTGTTGTGTTCGGCGCCATGGGCGTCAAACACGATGTAGCCGAATTCTTCCAGAAAACATTTGAAGAAAGCGGCGTTGCCGACCATGTATGTATGTTCCTCAACCTTGCAAACGATCCGGTCGTGGAACGTCTTATCACGCCGAAGGTGGCGCTGACGGTTGCAGAATATCTTGCCTTTGAACAGAACATGCACATTCTCGTCATCCTGACAGATATGACGTCCTTTGCAGAGGCCATGCGTGAAGTATCCTCGTCAAAAGGAGAGATTCCTTCCCGTAAAGGATATCCCGGATACCTGTACAGCGAGCTGGCCACCATATACGAGCGTGCCGGCATCATAGAGGGAGCAAACGGCTCCGTGACACAGCTTCCGATACTGACCATGCCGAATGATGATATCACGCATCCGATCCCTGACCTCACCGGATACATCACCGAGGGCCAGGTCGTACTCGACCGGAGCCTGCACGGGCAGGCGATCTACCCGCCCATCAGCATCCTCCCGTCGCTGTCCCGTCTGATGAAGGACGGCATAGGAGCCGGATACACCCGGGAAGACCATCAGGACCTGGCCAACCAGCTCTTCTCAGCCTATGCCAAAGTGGGCGAGGCGAGAAACCTGGCATCCGTGATCGGGGAAGATGAACTCTCACCGATCGATAAACAGTATCTGAAATTCGGTGAAGAATTTGAGCACCACTATATCGGCCAGGGACCGACCGAGAACCGTTCCATGATAGAGACACTCGATCTCGGCTGGAAGCTTCTGGCGCTTCTTCCAAAGGAAGAACTTGACCGGATCGACACGAAGATCATAGACAAATACTATCCGGGCGAGGCAGAGTAA
- a CDS encoding GntR family transcriptional regulator has product MGKRISMTEKVLQELRNEIVNWNYDENDMITEAEISKKYGVSKTPSREALNCLCMEGLLEKIPNKGYLVKGISVTELQSLFQFREILEKASAEMAIHYATDEELKHLKEHTKEQISRIEGGTYQEYSETNMQFHMSVAYLSRNQYLISSLENILNKLRRVLVKDWRVSEAKILMAEHLELTDALCMRDVERAKQSIEKELGGVGYRLYFQEGKTF; this is encoded by the coding sequence GTGGGGAAACGAATATCCATGACGGAGAAAGTGCTGCAGGAACTCAGAAATGAGATCGTCAACTGGAATTACGATGAAAATGATATGATCACAGAAGCGGAAATTTCAAAGAAGTATGGGGTGAGCAAAACACCCTCGAGAGAGGCGCTGAATTGTTTATGCATGGAAGGACTGCTCGAAAAGATACCTAACAAGGGATACCTGGTCAAAGGGATATCCGTCACAGAACTTCAAAGTCTTTTTCAATTCAGAGAAATATTAGAAAAGGCTTCTGCCGAAATGGCCATCCATTATGCCACGGATGAGGAACTGAAGCATTTAAAGGAGCATACAAAAGAGCAGATCAGCAGAATTGAAGGCGGCACTTACCAGGAATATAGTGAAACAAATATGCAGTTTCATATGTCAGTCGCATATCTCTCCCGTAACCAATATCTCATATCATCTTTGGAAAACATACTGAATAAATTAAGGAGAGTATTAGTTAAGGACTGGCGGGTATCAGAGGCCAAAATTCTTATGGCAGAGCACCTGGAACTGACAGATGCTCTCTGCATGAGGGATGTAGAACGGGCAAAGCAGTCTATTGAAAAAGAGCTGGGCGGTGTAGGATACCGGTTATATTTTCAGGAAGGAAAAACATTTTAG
- a CDS encoding V-type ATP synthase subunit D, producing the protein MDPREFPTKGNLMLAKNSLALAHQGYDLMDKKRNILLKELMGLIDEAKEIQEEIDSTFTRAYACLQRANIEHGISMVQQLAFTVPIEDSIRIQTRSIMGTEIPYVKYDAKQNDLTYSFSTTYESIDIVREAFRDVKELTIKLSMVENAAYRLATNIKKTQKRANALKNITIPMYSNLVYTITNALEEKEREEFTRLKVIKKMQSK; encoded by the coding sequence ATGGATCCGCGGGAATTTCCGACCAAAGGTAATCTGATGCTCGCCAAGAACTCTCTGGCGCTCGCCCATCAGGGATACGACCTGATGGACAAAAAACGGAATATTCTTCTCAAAGAGCTTATGGGCCTCATCGATGAAGCCAAGGAAATACAGGAAGAGATCGACTCTACCTTCACACGGGCATACGCCTGCCTCCAGCGGGCCAATATAGAGCACGGCATCAGCATGGTGCAGCAGCTTGCCTTCACCGTTCCCATAGAGGACTCGATCCGTATCCAGACACGGAGCATCATGGGCACCGAGATCCCCTATGTAAAATACGACGCAAAACAGAACGACCTGACGTACTCGTTCAGCACCACATATGAGTCCATTGATATTGTGCGCGAGGCCTTCCGCGACGTAAAAGAACTGACGATCAAGCTGTCCATGGTGGAAAACGCGGCTTACCGTCTGGCTACGAATATCAAGAAGACACAGAAACGGGCCAACGCGCTGAAGAATATTACCATCCCGATGTACAGCAACCTCGTATATACGATAACGAATGCGCTGGAAGAAAAAGAACGGGAAGAATTCACAAGGCTGAAGGTTATTAAGAAAATGCAGTCAAAATAA
- a CDS encoding sensor histidine kinase: MATKLKNMTNRGRAALILYVAAAAGAAVCSGVYVTSRWFGGWNSNQRFKLTYFLLIALFIIAICLFFHFYPAKEWKDMKRWRIDTVGTEVLTAALLLDLWVWFMGVHSSVVGGHLFYSIWIGTRVKIIVSSVCFYFPVTLIGAGCIVLIARKILQGRLKKTSVIYNVVQSRRAALDFEKAIRLNSRVCLIIATICLAGTAGAVWNSGLHWGDMLGVVVITVLAVVSYICYIKSFRNNKVYKDTASLLRQINAMADGELNAPAIEDEESLLYEGSRKLSSISANLKRIMEKQMQSERMKIDLITNVSHDLKTPLTSMIGYIDLLKKERLSDEARDYVDVLALKQEQLKNMIQDIFDLSKSTSGEVNLELEELDMKKLLEQTLGDMEDAVAKSGMVIREKVDGADLNIVGDGKKLYRVLQNIISNALKYSLKGTRIYIEAGREDSQIYVSVKNTASYEMDFSPEEIMERFSRGDKSRNTEGHGLGLAIAESFTKNMGGTMTVEIDGDQFKVRVAFESL; this comes from the coding sequence TTGGCTACAAAATTGAAAAATATGACTAACAGGGGCCGGGCAGCGCTTATCCTGTATGTGGCGGCGGCAGCCGGCGCGGCGGTATGTTCCGGTGTATATGTGACATCCAGATGGTTTGGGGGATGGAATTCTAACCAGCGGTTTAAGCTGACCTACTTTCTTTTAATAGCGCTCTTTATAATAGCGATCTGTCTGTTCTTTCATTTTTATCCGGCGAAGGAATGGAAGGATATGAAAAGATGGAGGATAGACACAGTCGGTACGGAAGTGCTGACGGCCGCGCTCCTGCTCGATCTGTGGGTCTGGTTCATGGGAGTTCATTCTTCTGTGGTCGGAGGTCATCTGTTCTACAGTATATGGATCGGTACGAGAGTTAAGATTATTGTGAGCAGCGTCTGCTTTTATTTTCCGGTAACGCTTATCGGAGCGGGCTGTATCGTGCTGATAGCAAGGAAAATACTTCAGGGAAGACTTAAAAAAACATCGGTCATCTATAATGTTGTACAGAGCAGAAGAGCTGCCCTGGACTTTGAGAAGGCGATACGGCTGAACAGCAGGGTATGCCTGATCATTGCAACGATATGTCTGGCGGGAACGGCCGGCGCTGTCTGGAACAGCGGGCTGCATTGGGGAGATATGCTTGGAGTGGTCGTCATTACTGTACTGGCGGTTGTCTCTTACATTTGCTATATCAAAAGCTTTAGAAATAATAAAGTGTACAAAGATACTGCATCATTGCTGAGGCAGATAAACGCGATGGCGGACGGAGAATTAAACGCGCCTGCCATAGAGGACGAGGAATCTTTACTGTATGAAGGTTCCCGCAAACTGAGCAGTATCAGCGCAAATTTAAAGCGGATCATGGAGAAGCAGATGCAGTCGGAGCGGATGAAAATTGATCTGATCACGAATGTGTCTCATGATCTGAAGACACCGCTGACATCCATGATAGGCTATATCGATCTGTTAAAAAAGGAAAGGTTAAGCGATGAGGCGAGAGATTATGTCGATGTGCTGGCTCTGAAGCAGGAGCAGCTCAAGAATATGATCCAGGATATCTTTGACCTGTCCAAATCTACGAGCGGGGAAGTGAATCTGGAACTGGAAGAACTGGACATGAAGAAGCTTCTGGAGCAGACACTGGGAGATATGGAGGACGCGGTTGCCAAAAGCGGTATGGTCATCCGTGAGAAAGTGGACGGTGCAGACCTCAATATAGTAGGAGACGGCAAAAAGCTTTACCGTGTACTGCAGAACATCATAAGTAATGCGCTCAAGTATTCTCTGAAGGGGACGAGGATATATATAGAAGCCGGAAGGGAAGACAGCCAGATATATGTGTCGGTGAAAAACACCGCTTCTTATGAGATGGACTTCTCTCCCGAGGAGATCATGGAGCGGTTCAGCCGGGGGGATAAATCCCGTAATACGGAAGGACATGGTCTTGGCCTGGCGATCGCAGAGAGCTTTACAAAAAACATGGGAGGAACTATGACCGTAGAGATCGACGGGGACCAGTTCAAGGTAAGAGTGGCGTTCGAGAGTCTGTAA
- a CDS encoding response regulator transcription factor gives MEQYTVLVVDDDKEIVRSLGKLLELEGYKVLKAFNGMEALDMLVTDKVHLIILDVMMPELNGLSALMKIREKNNIPVIMLSAKTEESDKVIGLSMGADDYVTKPYNTAELMARVKSQLRRYFALGAAAWADSNAVLRTGGLVLDKNTKQVTVDGEPAQLTATEYKILELLMEHPGYVFPAEQIYSRVWQEDVYAGEKTVMVHIRRIREKIEITPKNPKYLKVVWGIGYKIEKYD, from the coding sequence ATGGAACAGTATACGGTATTAGTGGTGGACGATGACAAAGAGATCGTCAGGTCACTCGGCAAACTTCTGGAGCTGGAAGGCTACAAGGTACTCAAGGCCTTTAATGGCATGGAGGCCCTGGATATGCTTGTGACGGATAAAGTGCATCTTATTATACTGGATGTGATGATGCCGGAGCTGAACGGCCTGTCGGCGCTTATGAAGATCCGGGAGAAAAATAATATACCGGTCATTATGCTTTCGGCAAAAACAGAAGAGAGTGACAAGGTGATCGGCCTTTCAATGGGGGCGGATGATTATGTGACAAAGCCGTACAACACGGCGGAGCTGATGGCAAGGGTGAAATCTCAGCTCAGGCGGTATTTTGCGCTCGGAGCCGCCGCCTGGGCAGATTCCAATGCAGTGCTGCGGACAGGGGGGCTTGTGCTGGACAAAAACACAAAGCAGGTGACGGTCGACGGTGAACCGGCACAGCTTACAGCCACAGAATACAAAATACTGGAACTTCTGATGGAGCATCCGGGATATGTATTTCCGGCGGAGCAGATATACAGCAGAGTCTGGCAGGAGGATGTGTATGCCGGTGAGAAAACCGTCATGGTACATATACGTAGAATACGGGAGAAGATAGAGATCACTCCCAAAAATCCAAAATACTTAAAGGTGGTGTGGGGAATTGGCTACAAAATTGAAAAATATGACTAA
- the glgB gene encoding 1,4-alpha-glucan branching protein GlgB, with protein MAGKRKKSYEIGELDHYLFGQGNHYEIYKKLGAHKVCSGKKTGVYFAVWAPHAKSVTVVGEFNDWDMEANPMERGEPLGIYTCFIPGAQEGEMYKFCIETYSGQYIFKADPYANYAELRPGTASRVADLSDIAWTDELWLKNRAEWDHRKEPMSIYEVHIGSWKRHLGREDEGFYTYREFAKEITKYVKDMGYTHVELMGIAEHPFDGSWGYQVTGYFAPTSRYGTPKDFAWMINYLHKNKVGVILDWVPAHFPRDAHGLADFDGTPTYEYADPKKGEHPDWGTKIFDYGKNEVRNFLISNALFWIEQYHVDGLRVDAVASMLYLDYGKQDGQWTANKYGGNKNLEAIDFFKHLNSVVLGRNPGALMIAEESTAWPKVTGDVEEDGLGFSLKWNMGWMHDFTEYMKLDPLYRKGAHNQMTFAMSYAYSENYILVLSHDEVVHLKCSMINKMPGLGADKYANLKAGYAFMMGHAGKKLLFMGQEFAQLREWSEERELDWYLLAEEEHRQMQNWVRDLLHLYKRNKAMYEMDSSWEGFEWVNADDAQRSIFSFIRHSKDCRKNLLFVCNFTPVEREDYRVGVPKRKQYKLVLNSDESKYGGSGEERPLVYKSVKSECDGRPYSFAYRLPAYGVAVFEF; from the coding sequence ATGGCAGGAAAAAGAAAGAAATCATATGAGATCGGGGAACTTGACCACTATCTTTTCGGACAGGGAAACCATTATGAGATCTATAAAAAGCTTGGGGCGCACAAAGTGTGCAGCGGGAAAAAGACCGGTGTGTATTTTGCCGTATGGGCGCCGCACGCCAAGTCGGTCACCGTTGTCGGGGAATTCAATGACTGGGATATGGAGGCGAACCCGATGGAGAGGGGCGAACCTCTCGGTATCTATACATGTTTTATACCGGGCGCGCAGGAAGGCGAGATGTATAAGTTCTGTATAGAGACTTATTCCGGCCAGTATATCTTTAAGGCGGATCCGTATGCCAATTATGCGGAGCTGAGGCCCGGAACAGCATCGAGAGTGGCAGATCTAAGCGATATAGCGTGGACGGATGAACTTTGGCTTAAGAACCGCGCCGAATGGGACCACAGGAAAGAGCCGATGTCCATCTATGAGGTTCATATCGGCTCGTGGAAACGCCATCTGGGACGTGAAGATGAAGGGTTCTATACTTACCGTGAATTTGCAAAGGAAATCACGAAATATGTGAAAGATATGGGCTATACCCACGTTGAGCTGATGGGGATCGCGGAACATCCGTTTGACGGTTCGTGGGGATATCAGGTGACCGGGTATTTTGCTCCTACGTCCCGTTATGGGACACCGAAGGATTTTGCGTGGATGATAAACTATCTGCACAAAAATAAAGTGGGCGTTATTCTTGACTGGGTGCCGGCACATTTCCCGAGAGATGCCCACGGACTGGCTGATTTCGACGGGACGCCGACTTACGAATATGCTGATCCGAAAAAGGGGGAGCATCCTGACTGGGGAACGAAGATATTTGATTATGGGAAAAATGAAGTGCGCAACTTTCTCATTTCAAATGCGCTGTTCTGGATCGAGCAGTATCATGTGGATGGTCTGCGCGTAGATGCCGTAGCTTCCATGCTTTACCTCGATTATGGAAAGCAGGACGGCCAGTGGACAGCCAATAAATACGGCGGCAACAAGAACCTTGAGGCTATTGATTTTTTCAAACATCTGAATTCAGTTGTACTGGGCAGAAATCCCGGGGCGCTGATGATCGCGGAAGAGTCTACGGCATGGCCAAAGGTCACGGGAGATGTGGAAGAGGACGGACTTGGCTTCAGCCTGAAATGGAATATGGGCTGGATGCATGATTTTACGGAATATATGAAGCTTGATCCGCTCTACAGGAAGGGCGCCCACAACCAGATGACGTTTGCCATGAGCTATGCGTACAGTGAGAACTATATCCTTGTTCTCTCCCACGACGAAGTGGTGCATCTTAAGTGCTCCATGATCAACAAGATGCCCGGGCTCGGTGCAGATAAGTATGCGAATCTAAAGGCAGGCTATGCCTTTATGATGGGGCATGCGGGCAAGAAGCTGCTGTTCATGGGCCAGGAGTTTGCCCAGCTGCGTGAGTGGAGCGAAGAGAGAGAACTGGACTGGTATCTTCTGGCGGAAGAGGAACACAGGCAGATGCAGAACTGGGTCAGGGATCTGCTTCATCTGTACAAACGCAACAAGGCAATGTACGAAATGGACAGTTCGTGGGAAGGCTTTGAGTGGGTAAATGCAGACGATGCGCAGAGAAGCATCTTCAGCTTCATAAGACATTCCAAAGACTGCAGGAAGAATCTATTGTTTGTGTGCAATTTTACGCCGGTGGAACGGGAAGATTACCGGGTCGGCGTGCCGAAGAGAAAGCAGTATAAACTTGTGCTCAACAGTGACGAAAGCAAATACGGCGGAAGCGGGGAGGAGAGGCCTCTCGTATATAAATCCGTCAAGTCTGAGTGCGACGGCAGACCGTATTCTTTTGCATACAGACTGCCCGCGTACGGTGTTGCCGTATTTGAATTTTAA
- a CDS encoding purine-cytosine permease family protein, which produces MQEQEKKIVQQDTVDEEFMLDAVPITKRRSTYSQIMVWVGFGYVATGLFVGGTLAGYGGAPGLNPGDAILAIILGMGALFVMTSLLGVAAQKTGLNLALISRYSYGSKGFIIPMAMMAVMTFGWFSSIVGMVADIWGGLIGNPSGVIVFSPASWGYEAVPDITLEVLIAVILWGLVFTYSAVKGISAIEKVAKFACPIILIVAIVVGVGMMRDGGGFHSFINRANDLGGLGLGTGITAVVGSWIAGAVMGVDMFRFNKNVKAVWICAASCFIFTNPLLNIVGYIGSVSVGQYNYVAWMMGLNVIFAFVGVFAWTTSLWTTDNSELYCNSLYTGPILDAVGIKANRKVLVTICGILGTVLGAIGFYQIFFANFINVLGAMAPPLCAPILADYYLVGHKKYDHRLLHKQPKWRWAGIISFAIGAALGYIFQYVTTLPYNLPAGLFAMLVSLVVYYIIYRFLPDKKEDNKLIETLETNNV; this is translated from the coding sequence ATGCAGGAACAAGAAAAGAAGATAGTGCAGCAGGATACGGTTGATGAGGAATTTATGCTGGATGCCGTCCCTATAACAAAACGGCGTTCTACTTACAGCCAGATCATGGTATGGGTCGGATTTGGTTATGTTGCGACCGGCCTCTTCGTCGGCGGTACACTTGCAGGTTATGGAGGGGCTCCCGGGCTGAATCCAGGCGATGCGATCCTGGCAATTATTCTTGGCATGGGCGCGCTGTTTGTGATGACGTCTCTGCTTGGTGTAGCAGCACAGAAGACCGGGCTAAATCTGGCGCTGATCTCCAGATATTCTTACGGCAGCAAAGGATTTATCATTCCGATGGCGATGATGGCGGTTATGACATTTGGATGGTTTTCCAGTATTGTAGGCATGGTAGCCGATATATGGGGCGGCCTGATCGGAAATCCTTCCGGTGTGATCGTATTCAGTCCTGCCTCATGGGGATATGAGGCTGTTCCGGACATTACGCTGGAAGTGCTGATCGCGGTTATCCTATGGGGACTTGTATTTACATACAGTGCAGTAAAAGGAATCAGTGCCATTGAAAAAGTTGCAAAGTTTGCATGTCCTATTATTCTTATAGTCGCCATCGTAGTAGGCGTTGGAATGATGAGAGACGGCGGCGGTTTTCACAGTTTTATCAATCGTGCAAACGACCTGGGAGGACTCGGCCTAGGAACAGGTATCACAGCAGTAGTCGGAAGCTGGATCGCAGGCGCGGTCATGGGTGTCGATATGTTCCGGTTCAACAAGAATGTAAAGGCTGTCTGGATCTGTGCCGCTTCCTGTTTTATATTTACGAATCCTCTGCTGAATATCGTGGGGTACATTGGAAGTGTGAGTGTTGGACAGTATAATTATGTTGCATGGATGATGGGGTTAAATGTCATATTCGCCTTTGTCGGAGTATTTGCGTGGACAACGTCATTGTGGACGACAGATAACAGTGAGCTTTACTGTAACTCTTTGTATACAGGACCGATTTTAGATGCAGTGGGCATTAAGGCTAACAGAAAAGTTCTCGTAACAATTTGCGGTATTCTTGGTACAGTTTTAGGAGCCATCGGCTTCTATCAAATATTCTTTGCAAATTTCATCAATGTTCTGGGAGCTATGGCGCCCCCGCTGTGCGCACCGATTTTGGCAGACTATTATCTTGTCGGACATAAGAAATATGACCATCGTCTTCTGCACAAACAGCCGAAATGGCGTTGGGCGGGAATTATTTCCTTTGCGATCGGCGCGGCGCTCGGTTATATCTTCCAGTACGTAACGACACTGCCGTACAATCTGCCGGCCGGTCTGTTCGCAATGTTAGTTTCACTCGTTGTTTATTATATTATCTATCGTTTCCTGCCGGATAAAAAGGAAGATAATAAGTTAATAGAAACATTGGAAACAAACAATGTGTAA
- a CDS encoding creatininase family protein yields MKKVFLNEFSALEVKELLEHAEDVTAITCFGSCESHGWHCCLGPDYFVPTEVAKRVAEKMDNVVVVPCVPFGTSIHYNQYPMSVTLRYETEIAIAEDIFESLINNGIKHIYILNGHDGNIPALEIAAHNVKDRHRDAKFLYLPDWWTKVGPIMGERFEVWNGLGHGGEGETSIMMAVRPELVNLEYAKSQVPEKVIEINETTGVIWDIKELTETGATGDPTKASMEKGEQMLDILVGLVADAIEKMNKTGWTY; encoded by the coding sequence ATGAAAAAGGTATTTTTAAATGAATTCAGCGCATTGGAGGTAAAAGAATTACTGGAACATGCTGAGGATGTAACGGCGATCACCTGCTTTGGCTCCTGTGAAAGCCACGGCTGGCACTGCTGTCTGGGACCGGATTATTTCGTTCCTACCGAGGTGGCAAAAAGAGTGGCCGAAAAAATGGATAATGTTGTTGTCGTTCCATGCGTACCTTTCGGAACATCGATCCACTATAATCAGTATCCCATGTCTGTGACACTCCGCTATGAGACGGAGATCGCCATTGCAGAGGATATCTTTGAAAGTCTGATCAACAATGGAATCAAACATATTTACATTTTGAACGGACATGACGGGAACATTCCGGCTTTGGAAATCGCCGCACACAATGTAAAAGACCGCCACAGAGATGCAAAATTCCTGTATCTGCCGGACTGGTGGACAAAAGTAGGACCGATCATGGGCGAACGTTTTGAAGTATGGAATGGTCTGGGCCATGGCGGTGAGGGAGAGACATCCATCATGATGGCTGTACGCCCGGAACTTGTAAATCTTGAATACGCGAAAAGCCAGGTTCCTGAGAAGGTAATAGAGATCAATGAGACAACAGGAGTTATCTGGGATATCAAAGAACTGACAGAGACCGGAGCAACGGGAGACCCGACCAAAGCATCCATGGAAAAAGGAGAACAGATGCTGGATATTCTCGTAGGACTCGTTGCAGACGCGATCGAAAAAATGAATAAGACTGGATGGACCTATTAG